The stretch of DNA tcggcgcctctgctgcctttctctAGGAAAGTGAAGCATACAGAGGAGTGCGGCGTCGGAGAAACGCATAGAGCGAGAACcgcgaagacaaagaaacgcGCTCTGAGTCACATTATCGTCCCCTCTTCATCCGTCTCTAACCatttccccgtctcttcctttttcccagtgatcttctccttctgatcttcttcttctgatcttctccgccgcgtcttctggcGCCCTCCTTTTTGCCAGCACGAGGaaggggcgaggcaggaCGCGGTCGTCGACGCTgcgtcgcgcgtcctcgATCAAGAGCAGGAcaaggggaagacgaggcgaaagaaatACTTCTTTCCTTACGAACGCTTTTCTCCTTAAAGAGAAAGCGATATGCGTAGTGCCCTGATTGATGCATGCACTCTGCGATCTCTGGAGACGTACCCGCAGTGGAGGAGCTTACACACACGGGCAAATAGAACCATACGCCTCTCTCAAGCTGTCCCTACATCcaagcagagaaagcaaaaacaCTAGTGGTCATATAGATAAATCGGTAAACGGACAAACGTGGGTACTTAGACCGGAACAGAGTTTACGAACATACTTACACTCacgtacacacatatatatatatatatatagctgcACAGCAATAAATCGCATATGtaggcatatatatgtatagtcAAGTGATAGACCCTGAGTGTGAcgggagcgagaaaggctGTCTAGCAAGTGacttgtttttttttcagcaCAGCAGGATACGGCGTGGACGAAAtatgcacacgcatgcagatcgaGAGCACTCTTCTCGTGTGTATAGGAGGCCACCCACCTCCATACGTAGACATTTGCGAGGACGAACCACCGAAACATTTCGTTGCTCTCGTTCCTTTATGTGTGACTCAAGAGCAGAGGAGGCAAGTGCGATCGCATCTCTTTTCTCATGAAGAAGCCACACAATGTCAAGACATCGCGCGTTCCGGCTCAGCTCGCGCTCCGCATGCGGCCGGCTCCATTCCCGTTTCGGCTTATAtacggagagggagaccgcCAATACgtgaaaagggagagggagaccaGCTACTGTAcaccgcgtttttcttcaccTGGTCCTcagtcttcttttcccctttgcGATTATATCCGGCGCACATGCCGAGGTCTCTCTgttgtttccttctgcgtctttgcTGTCTGTGTTTCCCGGAAAACGCCGCCCCCTTCTCCTGTTCTCcgtccctcgttctctcgcgcgtccctTCCTGCTCCCTGTCCGGGTGGAGCCTTCGTGAGAggacgcgttttcttttctcgcaaGGCAAGTGTATCTTTtgcctgtttctcgtttcgtctcttcgaTTCGTAGTCGCCAAGTTGCCGTAAACATCGACGCGAAGCTACCTCGCTGgcaaacgcgtttcttccttctttcccgcgCGCTCTTCGCACCCCCTTTGTCAGACCGTCTGGTCTCCGTAGTActccctcttctgtttctttctcttctttctgtctcctctttatttctcttctcgattcctcttcgttcttttcggtcctttctttctgtttcgttcTGTTGGTGTCCGACTTGTCTTGGCTGCCGCTGCTGGCTAGGGAGCCTGGGCGGCGGAGAGTCGTCGCGCGTGCGAAGACACAAAATAGGGAGAAAGATTTctcgcgagaaagacacgaaacagggaagaaaggtttctggcgagaaagaagagcccTGGAAGCGCGGAGCTGGGGGCGcgcgcgagggaagaagaggcctACAGAGGGGACGCGAAACAGCGAGGGAAGgtgggaagaggagggagaggagcgtgAGGTCTGAGCCtactctttcgtctctctgctcaaCTTCCTCCTTCCTTTGTTTCATTTTCTGGCGTGTGCGCAACTCCAGGGCACCTGTGTGGCGCGTCGTTTCTCCGACGGCCTCTTCTCCACTGGTCGTTTGACGCTGTCTGCTCTTGTTCTGCGGTGGATCGCGGCTCTCACAGCCCGCCCGTATCTTTCACCCTTTCCTTTGCTCGTCTCgcgtgctgtctctcctcttcacttCCTGCGTCCCCCCCTTTCTCGTTAGCTACCTCCACCTCTACTTCGCCCCTGTCTAgattccttttctttttctttccttttctctccgctccacGCTGTTGTCCCGCAACTCTTCAAGCCCgtgtttgccttttttccgtctctgcgcctctttctccctcatCATGGTGGGTGCGGAcgcttcgcctgcgctgGCGAATGGGACGGCTGCGAACGGCTcggctgcgtcgctctctgcggagGACTTATCGTCGGCCTTGAAGGAGCTGCGAAAACAGAGCCCCGGCGAGGTGGCCAAGTTGCTGCGGCTGctgaagcggaagaaggcgcgacagAATCGGACCCAGCGGCAGGTGCAAAGCGCCGTggaggccgagcgcgagCAGCTGAAGAAGTGTGTCTCCCTCAAGTCGACCGGGAGGCAGCTGCTGGGGGCGCCGCAGCCAATgggagggcggagacacctgaggGAGACGGGCGTgcgcgacgcggagacgatCTTAGAGGACGagcaagaggagacggagagcgaagacgacgagaagcCGAGCAAGCGGGCAGACGGTGCTCACGGCTTCGCGTCGACAGAACCGGGCGAGAGcacggacgaagaagacgccaaGAGCGTAGGAGACAGCGTGGAGGTGGAGTACGTTGTCGCCGACGAGACGGAGGGGCCGAACGGAGAAGTCGCGAGGGAGTTCTTCGGCGAGGTCTTTGATCGCTTCAGACCCcccgaggaggaggaggaagaggaagaagaggaggaggaagacgaagacagcggtgcgcggaagaaaggccaGGATCTCACgctcgaagacgacgaggacgaggaggaggagagcgaaggagcgaagaaggccgaaaaGGGCAAGAAACTGACCAAGAAGCAAAAAAAGCTGATGAGTCGGCCGTCCCTCGCGGAACTGAAACAAAAGACCAACCGCCCAGACATGGTAGAAATCTGGGACACCACCAGCGCCGACCCGGAGTTCCTTGTCTACCTCAAGGGCCTCCGCAACACcgtttccgtccctctccaCTGGTCCCAAAAGCGCAGATATCTCCAGTGGAAAAGGGGCTTCGAAAAACCGCCCTTCAAACTGCCGCGTAGGTCGACAGACATCTCTGCATCCGTGGGGTGCCCAACaactcgtcttctcccccccaTCCGCGTGGGAATCTGCGGCGgtgttcgcttctcgcccgacctctcgcttcttctgcctgtatgactcgcctctcgtttcccgttcttcgcgttccctctcgtttctctctctctgcgtttcctctcgttctctttcctcgttctcgttccttgatttcctttctcgccctgcTCTCCCGTCGCAAGCAGCGGTGGTAGGAGCGCGAGGAACTCACACCCGCCAGCGGCTCTCGAGCATGTTGTAAGCCGACACCGCAGGGGGGAAGAGCGTCGACGGCTCCGAGTGTTGTTTGATCGCCTCTTTGCTGCCTCTTTTTTACGCGCGCACTTTTTTATGTgtgggtgtatgtacagctcaCATTGAGGCAACAAAGATCAGCGAGGTGCGGTCGGCGTTGGTGGAGGCCGAGAGCCAGAAGAGTTTGCGACAGAGAATGAGGGAGAAAGTGCGGCCGAAACAGAATCGCCTCGCGATCGACTACCAGGTACGGCGAAAGCCGAAAAAGGagcgcttctcgcttcggTTTCCTCCGGGTTCGCTCCTCAGGTTTGGTGCCGTTTTCCACAACGTCTTGTCCTGCCTTCTCACaatctgttttctttcttctctacTTTGAACGCGACCGTCATCTGTTTTGCCATCATCGCTTtgccgtcctcttcgtcgccaccTCTTTTACTGCAGACGCGTCTTTGCTGTGCTCGTCgctcctttcccctcccgTGGCCtggttcttctttcccgtctgcgtctctgccgttttgccactgtctccgcttttctgttcgcgtctctcgcaggTGCTTCACGACTGCTTCTTTAAACACGCAGTGAAGCCGGCGCTAACTGGCTTCGGCGACCTGTATTATGAAGGCAAAGAAttcgaaaagaaaaaccgaAATTTCACGCCAGGACAACTCTCCGACCGCCTGAAGGAGGCACTCGGCATGGGCCCCCTGGCCCCGACGCCTTGGCTTATCAACATGCAAAGGTaagctctctttctcttcccaaGAGCAATCAAATAAGCAACCTCGGGTCACGCGTTTGGCGTGCGTACCTTTGGATTACTCTTCTTATCCTCTTGCTCTCCGGCTGTCCTTAtcctctttcgtcctcggtctgtttccgtctctctttcactCTCTCatcccttccttccctctttcgttcactctctttccctctcgccttgtGGATTCGCTTcagccttctgtctccctcgtaCTCTTCCCCCTTCCCTTTGCTTCCCTACCATTATTGTTGccgtctttctgtctctctcttctccgttctccttccctctcgttctctcttcttgttctcccgctctctcctctctcccttgctgGCATTTTCGtcacttctctctgcgccttgTCGCACGGCCGGATTTGTTTCTGTGTAGGTACGGCCCGCCGCCGGCGTATCCGCGTCTGAAGCTGCCTGGACTGAACGCGCCGATTCCCGCGGGGTGTAGCTACGGCTACCACGCGGGCGGGTGGGGGAAACCTCCAGTGAACGAGTTCGGCCAGCCGCTCTTCgacgccgagggcgaggcgggtccaggcgccgccgaggaggaagaggaagccgagCAAATCCCCGTGGCGCTCTGGGGCGAGCTTCCCGACGTCGtagacgacgaggaggaagaggaagacggtgAGAGTCGGGAGGGACGCTGACAGGACGAGGGACAGCCTGTCTATGCCCACAGACTCGAGGAGCGACgaacgaagagggaaacagacgctgagaggaaggacaaagaagaggcaggtTTGAAGAGGTagcggcagaggaagcagaagagagagataagGGAGCAAACTGGTGGAGAAGCGCCAAGGGGCCTAGCAAAAACCGAGGAACTGTAGTGGAGGAAGCAGGAATTTGGAGACGCAAGTGAACCAGATCTGAGTCGAAAGGAGATCTGTCAAAAAAGTATGTTCCAACGTTTGCATCGCGGGAATGCCTTCGGTTCATGtcctcgtgtgtgtgtgtgtgtgtgggacTGTGTGTGTTGTGTAGCCGGCGAGGGCAAAGAAGGAGCGGCGGCAGGAGTAAGTGTTTTCTCGCATCTCGACACGAACCCGGGTCGCGTGGACCatacagagacagcgccttCACACTTTGTGTGGCCGGGCGTGTTTCGGGCCACTGGGGGAGAGActcctcgcctgctgtcCTCGTCCGGCTTCCTCGTAACAGCCGTTCTGACCTCCCGAGTCCGACCGCCCTCCGTATATATTTAGACGTACAGCCGCCTACTGTGGACACatgctctctccctctctctttctccctatatatacataaatgtGTTTTCAAATtcatgcacatatacatatatatgtatacgtcGTTATCTGCGCAGAATCCGGAGTCGATGGCCAGGAAGTTGCGATCTCTATCAAGTTTCAcctcccttctccttctcttgcgtGTTTTTCAGGTGTCGGGTGGCCAGACGCCGTTCATGGAAGGGATTTCGAGTTTGGGTGGGGCcacgtcgctgtcttcggGTTTGGAGTCTCCGGCGTCGTTCGACATCCGCAAGCGCGCGGACGGTACCTCGTCGGTTGCCTCCTCGACGGCGAAACCGTACACGATTTTGACTCCTCAAGACGTCCCCGCGGGACAGCAGCAAGGCCAGCTCTTCGGCGTCAAGCACACGTACAAAATCCCCTCGACGCTCCTTCCCGGCGCGAACGCAGGAACAGCAACCCCCAGCGGCCACATCACGCCGCGCAACCTGCTCTCTTCCGGCGCCGCCACGCCatcgggtgtacgtacaccgttCGCAGGCTCTCGGACGCCCCTCGTCGGCCCCGGCGGCTCTGCCTCCTTCGGCTCGGCGCCGGGCACGCCTTTCCTCGGCGCGGCCAGCGGCGCGCAAACCCCTGCGCGGGGCGCGGGCTTCCGCACTCCCGCAGGAGTCACTGTCAGCCTTAACCCGAACGAAATGGGTGAGTGGAGCAAACGTGTCGTCGATGGACTCAAAGAATTCACCAAGCCGATggacatacacacacatgtccgtatatctatatacatgttTCTGTGAAGGTATGCTGCTGTATGTAAAATACAGgcgtgtatatacatatcaatatatatatatatatatatatgcatctatacgtacatgcgtgtatatatgtacatatatacagacatCTAGGCATATAGACGTTTGcttgcatgtatatatacagacaCACATCTATGTGTGTGTAGATGCTTCTGAGGGAAAGTCTCCGTTGGGTGATGTGAGATGCCGGGATCCATTTTGGTCGGCATATGCATCTGAATGTCGCGCGCGTTTGGGTCTGAAGCGCTGCCAACATGGTTGGACTGTTTTGTCTTGCAGAACAAGAGGGTGTCTTCACTGCCGACGTCATtcggcagcagctgcgtcaGCACGAGGAAGCGGCCGCTCGCGCGAAGCAGGCCGCCGGCCAAGTGGACCCGGCAGACAGTAAGCGAGAGCCACGTAAATGTGGAACAAAAGATTCCCGAAAGTCTTCTAGttgcgaagaagagacgcagcgaagaagcggagacaacTTCAAACGCTCTGTCGAGTTTGCAGAAGGTGCAAAcaggcggggggggggggggggggggggggggggaaaaagaagggggaaCTGAAAAACAAAAAANNNNNNNNNNNNNNNNNNNNNNNNNNNNNNNNNNNNNNNNNNNNNNNNNN from Neospora caninum Liverpool complete genome, chromosome XI encodes:
- a CDS encoding mRNA splicing factor 3bA, related, with the protein product MVGADASPALANGTAANGSAASLSAEDLSSALKELRKQSPGEVAKLLRLLKRKKARQNRTQRQVQSAVEAEREQLKKCVSLKSTGRQLLGAPQPMGGRRHLRETGVRDAETILEDEQEETESEDDEKPSKRADGAHGFASTEPGESTDEEDAKSVGDSVEVEYVVADETEGPNGEVAREFFGEVFDRFRPPEEEEEEEEEEEEDEDSGARKKGQDLTLEDDEDEEEESEGAKKAEKGKKLTKKQKKLMSRPSLAELKQKTNRPDMVEIWDTTSADPEFLVYLKGLRNTVSVPLHWSQKRRYLQWKRGFEKPPFKLPPHIEATKISEVRSALVEAESQKSLRQRMREKVRPKQNRLAIDYQVLHDCFFKHAVKPALTGFGDLYYEGKEFEKKNRNFTPGQLSDRLKEALGMGPLAPTPWLINMQRYGPPPAYPRLKLPGLNAPIPAGCSYGYHAGGWGKPPVNEFGQPLFDAEGEAGPGAAEEEEEAEQIPVALWGELPDVVDDEEEEEDAGEGKEGAAAGVSGGQTPFMEGISSLGGATSLSSGLESPASFDIRKRADGTSSVASSTAKPYTILTPQDVPAGQQQGQLFGVKHTYKIPSTLLPGANAGTATPSGHITPRNLLSSGAATPSGVRTPFAGSRTPLVGPGGSASFGSAPGTPFLGAASGAQTPARGAGFRTPAGVTVSLNPNEMEQEGVFTADVIRQQLRQHEEAAARAKQAAGQVDPADSKREPRKCGTKDSRKSSSCEEETQRRSGDNFKRSVEFAEGANRRGGGGGGGGGKRRGN